In Novosphingobium kaempferiae, the DNA window GCGTCTGCGGTCAGGGTCTGGAACGCGAAGATCGGCGAGTTGAAGAAGTCTACCTGCAGGTTCTTGTACTTGTAGTTGAACGCGGTGACGTTGAAGCGCAGCTGGCGGTCGAGCAGCGTCGACTTGAAGCCGATCTCGAAGCCTTCGGCCTTCTCGGGATCGAAGGTCAGGTCGGCGGTGGGATCGGTCGAGAACTTCGAGTTGATGCCGCCGTTGGAGAAGCCGCCCGACTTGTAGGCGGTCTTGTACGCGCCGTAGACCATGAGGTCGGGCGTGGGCTTCCAGGTCAGCGTGGCTTCGGGCGACCAGTTGGTGAAGTGCTGGCGCGCGGTCACGACACCGAGGCCGTCGGGGTCGTTCTGGTCGCGGAAGATGCCGAGGACCAGCGGGTTGTTGTAGGGCTGCGTGAAGAAGCTGTTCTTCGTCTCGTCGGTATAGCGCACGCCGCCCGCCAGTTCGAGGCTGGGCAAGATCTTGTAGGTCGCCTGGCCGAACACGGCCATCGTCTCGCCTTTGGTGAAGCTGCTCTTGGCGGTGGTGACGTATTCGTAGCCCGCGGGCGCGGCGGAGTTGGAGACGCCGCCGGTCAGCACGAACTGGTCGAAGTCACGCCGGGTCTTCTGGTAGAGCATGCCCAGCATGAAGTTGAACGGCCCGTCGAATTGCGTCAGTGCGCGCAGTTCCTGGCTGAACGCCTTCCACGACGAGTTCTCGGTCGCCCACGTCGGGCCGATGCCGTTCTCGCTGCCGCCAGACTGGAAATCGCAGGCGCAGGTCCAGCGGTTGTTGTTCCACTGGTAGTTGGTGACGGACGACAGCTGCAGTTCGTCGGCATCGTAAGTCAGGTTCAGGGTGCCGCCCGCCGAACGGTACTTGTTGTAGAGCGAGCCGTCCTTCTTCGCATAAGGATAAGTCGCGGCGATGTCGGCGGGCATGTTGTTCTGGTGGGTGACGAAGTCCTTGCCGCAGGCATAGCCGTTGAGCTGCGAGGTCTCGCCGTTGCCGCAGCGGTACGCGACATAGTTCCACGAGGAGTTGTTGACCGTGCTCTGGTCGAAGCTGCCCTTGAGGGTGGCGGTCAGGCGGTCCGTCGGCTCCCACTTGAGAGTGGCGCGGGTGAGGAATTCCTCCTCGCCGGGGGCCTTGCGTGCCGCCGGGGTGGCGACGTGGGTGGTCGGGTTGCCGGTGCCGCCCGCGAGGACGCTGACGGAATCGACTTCGGTGTAATTGATGTCGTCGGCGACGTTGCGGTAATAGCCGCCGTCCATCTTGGAATAGCGCGCGGCAAGGCGGAAGCCGAGCGTCTCGGTCAGCGGGAACGAGGCGTAG includes these proteins:
- a CDS encoding TonB-dependent receptor; its protein translation is MRIPKSVLLVSTALTMATPAMAQEAPAPAVAPQDDAAQQQQGGLNDIIVTARKRQETVQDVPVAVTAISAEQIATRDVTSVEKITAIAPQFSVGRASNGSGAQLTLRGIGSSSTSIGIEQSVAVVVDGAYYGQGRVINEGFFDLARVEVLKGPQALFFGKNATAGVISITSADPTAAPEFMLKGGYEFRSQQYRVEGYASFPLTETLGFRLAARYSKMDGGYYRNVADDINYTEVDSVSVLAGGTGNPTTHVATPAARKAPGEEEFLTRATLKWEPTDRLTATLKGSFDQSTVNNSSWNYVAYRCGNGETSQLNGYACGKDFVTHQNNMPADIAATYPYAKKDGSLYNKYRSAGGTLNLTYDADELQLSSVTNYQWNNNRWTCACDFQSGGSENGIGPTWATENSSWKAFSQELRALTQFDGPFNFMLGMLYQKTRRDFDQFVLTGGVSNSAAPAGYEYVTTAKSSFTKGETMAVFGQATYKILPSLELAGGVRYTDETKNSFFTQPYNNPLVLGIFRDQNDPDGLGVVTARQHFTNWSPEATLTWKPTPDLMVYGAYKTAYKSGGFSNGGINSKFSTDPTADLTFDPEKAEGFEIGFKSTLLDRQLRFNVTAFNYKYKNLQVDFFNSPIFAFQTLTADARTKGVEVEFEFAPNGVPGLDVHGSINYDEARYIDFPLAPCFAGQTPAEGCNLQGNSRQDLTGTQLSVAPKWTGNLGIGYEMSVGSAYKLGFNVDSKYSGSYLASGFGNPLSRQSKYVTLDAGIRFGAEDSNWQLAVIGKNLTNRFYVTGVVDGPSTGGGTGTPAGVKADQLGFGTLPRTVMVEVTKKF